In Janibacter alkaliphilus, the following proteins share a genomic window:
- a CDS encoding Stp1/IreP family PP2C-type Ser/Thr phosphatase: protein MPITFSYAARSDVGMVRKDNQDSGYAGPRLLVVADGMGGHAGGDIASSTVISEVVDLDSDAVSAGEAPRRLGEALSRANSEIAGLIDATPELEGMGTTVTALMRSRNKLFLAHIGDSRAYLARGGRVTQITRDHSFVQTLIDEGRITEEEASTHPQRSVVTRVLTGTDGDEPDIGAREAQVGDRYLLCSDGLSGFVAADTIAEIVSDGRSPAETADELVALALKAGAPDNVTVVVGDVVDGTNGSTQPQIVGAAELRHRRKRPVADSPAARAAALTRNEDDGVELAEEGEGSRGGRWLKRLGALAVVLLLLGGIAYAGYAWTQQQYYIGEQDGRVTVYQGIANDLGPLTLSEPVDQTDIQVSDLPRFHQESVRQTISYDSREDAEERVTSLRVSAQQCVGLREAGEECGG from the coding sequence ATGCCCATCACCTTCAGCTACGCCGCGCGCTCGGACGTCGGCATGGTCCGCAAGGACAACCAGGACTCGGGCTACGCCGGGCCCCGGCTGCTCGTCGTCGCCGACGGGATGGGCGGGCACGCCGGCGGCGACATCGCCAGCTCGACGGTGATCAGCGAGGTCGTCGACCTCGACAGCGACGCCGTCTCCGCGGGCGAGGCGCCCCGGCGCCTCGGCGAGGCCCTGTCCCGGGCGAACTCCGAGATCGCCGGCCTCATCGACGCCACCCCCGAGCTGGAAGGGATGGGCACCACCGTCACCGCGCTGATGCGCAGCCGGAACAAGCTCTTCCTGGCGCACATCGGCGACTCCCGGGCCTACCTCGCCCGCGGCGGCCGGGTCACCCAGATCACCCGGGACCACTCCTTCGTCCAGACCCTCATCGACGAAGGGCGGATCACCGAGGAGGAGGCCTCCACCCACCCGCAGCGCAGCGTCGTCACCCGGGTGCTCACCGGCACCGACGGCGACGAGCCGGACATCGGCGCCCGCGAGGCCCAGGTCGGCGACCGCTACCTGCTGTGCAGCGACGGGCTCTCCGGCTTCGTCGCCGCGGACACCATCGCCGAGATCGTCAGCGACGGCCGCTCCCCCGCCGAGACCGCCGACGAGCTCGTCGCGCTGGCGCTCAAGGCCGGCGCCCCGGACAACGTCACCGTCGTCGTCGGCGACGTGGTCGACGGCACCAACGGCTCCACGCAGCCGCAGATCGTCGGCGCCGCCGAGCTGCGGCACCGGCGCAAGCGGCCGGTGGCCGACTCCCCGGCGGCGCGGGCGGCGGCGCTGACCCGCAACGAGGACGACGGTGTCGAGCTCGCCGAGGAGGGCGAGGGCAGCCGCGGCGGACGCTGGTTGAAGCGCCTGGGCGCGCTGGCCGTGGTGCTGCTGCTGCTCGGCGGCATCGCCTACGCCGGCTACGCCTGGACCCAGCAGCAGTACTACATCGGCGAGCAGGACGGACGGGTCACCGTCTACCAGGGCATCGCCAACGACCTCGGTCCGCTGACCCTCTCCGAGCCGGTCGACCAGACCGACATCCAGGTCAGCGACCTGCCCCGCTTCCACCAGGAGAGCGTGCGCCAGACCATCTCCTACGACTCCCGCGAGGACGCCGAGGAGCGGGTCACCAGCCTGCGGGTCTCGGCCCAGCAGTGCGTCGGGCTGCGCGAGGCCGGCGAGGAGTGCGGCGGATGA
- a CDS encoding DUF3662 and FHA domain-containing protein, translating to MSLFERMERKLERTVNGVFARAFRSEVQPLELASAVRRAMDDRATMLGRGRTIVPNLFTVELSETDYARLTEFDQELENELVSAAEEHAESQRYQPGGPLQVIFHEDDALETGVFRVRPATARQRLADDSEGRPAAGGMSSRGTGGSATGGSGRGGGHGAQSGSSRDAVGSRHVPGDDYGDSHDRGYDPTSDDGGYEQAYDDAAYAGAGGADDYDEYTTGSWELQQDPQAAPVDEPPTRPHEPVAPPVPPATRVSVDDRPWLEVDGERYPLLGAMTVLGRDDTADIVLDDPGISRRHCEVRVTHDGPRLMSHLRDLGSTNGTYVNGEGTDATRLADGDVITVGRTEVLFRARR from the coding sequence GTGAGCCTCTTCGAGCGCATGGAGCGCAAGCTCGAGCGCACCGTCAACGGCGTCTTCGCCCGCGCCTTCCGCTCCGAGGTCCAGCCGCTGGAGCTGGCCTCGGCGGTGCGCCGGGCCATGGACGACCGGGCCACCATGCTCGGCCGCGGCCGCACCATCGTGCCCAACCTCTTCACCGTCGAGCTGTCGGAGACCGACTACGCCCGGCTGACCGAGTTCGACCAGGAGCTCGAGAACGAGCTCGTCTCCGCGGCCGAGGAGCACGCCGAGTCGCAGCGCTACCAGCCCGGCGGCCCGCTGCAGGTGATCTTCCACGAGGACGACGCGCTGGAGACCGGCGTCTTCCGGGTCCGCCCGGCCACCGCCCGCCAGCGGCTGGCCGACGACAGCGAAGGGCGCCCCGCCGCCGGCGGGATGAGCAGCCGCGGGACCGGCGGCAGCGCGACAGGGGGCAGCGGACGCGGCGGCGGGCACGGCGCGCAGAGCGGCAGCAGCCGGGACGCGGTGGGCTCGCGGCACGTCCCCGGTGACGACTACGGCGACAGCCACGACCGCGGCTACGACCCCACCTCCGACGACGGTGGGTACGAGCAGGCCTACGACGACGCCGCCTACGCCGGGGCCGGCGGCGCCGACGACTACGACGAGTACACGACCGGCAGCTGGGAGCTGCAGCAGGACCCGCAGGCCGCCCCGGTCGACGAGCCACCGACCCGACCGCACGAGCCGGTCGCGCCGCCGGTGCCCCCGGCGACCCGGGTGTCCGTCGACGACCGGCCGTGGCTGGAGGTCGACGGCGAGCGCTACCCGCTGCTCGGGGCGATGACCGTCCTCGGCCGTGACGACACCGCCGACATCGTCCTCGACGACCCCGGCATCTCGCGGCGGCACTGCGAGGTGCGGGTCACCCACGACGGCCCCCGCCTGATGAGCCACCTGCGCGACCTCGGCAGCACCAACGGCACCTACGTCAACGGCGAGGGCACCGACGCCACCCGGCTGGCCGACGGCGACGTCATCACCGTCGGTCGCACCGAGGTGCTCTTCCGCGCCCGGCGCTGA
- a CDS encoding FHA domain-containing protein FhaB/FipA, whose product MSELTVTILRLGLLALLWFFVLSVAGVLRGDLYGTRVLDRQGRRTDNGGRRRGRRPSLPQLRPRRTEEPSTPAPTPPARRNPRTPTHLVLTTGAMAGTTLPLRDSGVLIGRNPECSLVLEDDYASGRHARIIRGEDGWYVEDLGSTNGTFIGQFRVGDPVPVETGTTIRIGKTHIELRN is encoded by the coding sequence ATGAGCGAGCTCACCGTCACGATCCTGCGGCTCGGCCTGCTCGCGCTGCTGTGGTTCTTCGTGCTCTCCGTCGCCGGCGTGCTGCGCGGCGACCTCTACGGCACCCGGGTCCTCGACCGGCAGGGCCGACGCACCGACAACGGCGGCCGCCGCCGCGGCCGACGCCCCAGCCTGCCCCAGCTGCGCCCGCGGCGCACCGAGGAGCCCAGCACCCCGGCACCGACCCCGCCGGCCCGGCGCAACCCGCGCACCCCCACCCACCTCGTGCTCACCACCGGGGCGATGGCCGGCACCACGCTGCCGCTGCGCGACTCCGGGGTGCTCATCGGCCGCAACCCCGAGTGCAGCCTGGTGCTCGAGGACGACTACGCCTCCGGCCGGCACGCCCGGATCATCCGCGGCGAGGACGGCTGGTACGTCGAGGACCTCGGCAGCACCAACGGCACCTTCATCGGCCAGTTCCGGGTCGGCGACCCGGTGCCGGTCGAGACCGGCACCACCATCCGGATCGGCAAGACGCACATCGAGCTGAGGAACTGA